A single window of Corythoichthys intestinalis isolate RoL2023-P3 chromosome 21, ASM3026506v1, whole genome shotgun sequence DNA harbors:
- the LOC130909331 gene encoding alpha-elapitoxin-Al2a-like: MKTVLAALLVFVLVGQGEALRCYCGGMRIENCPPESDACISGIFNPPMTPGYVKGCYTKHGCDYLRRFATVSCCDTDLCNE; encoded by the exons ATGAAGACCGTCCTTGCCGCCCTTCTCGTCTTTGTGCTCGTCGGTCAGG GTGAGGCTCTGCGATGTTACTGCGGAGGAATGCGGATTGAGAACTGCCCACCTGAGAGTGATGCATGTATCAGTGGCATTTTTAATCCTC CAATGACACCTGGCTACGTGAAAGGCTGCTATACGAAGCATGGCTGCGATTATTTGAGACGCTTCGCCACAGTTTCCTGCTGTGACACCGACTTGTGCAACGAATAA